One segment of Deltaproteobacteria bacterium DNA contains the following:
- a CDS encoding ABC transporter permease has translation MTFQSILQSIGEFFVFLGQAFAWLFRRPFRFSVFLKQMEVIGVKSTWIVVLVAVFSGGVFALQTGYAFGLFGAQTLVGATVGIALARELAPVFTALMVIARSGSAMAAEIGTMQVNEEVEALVTMAVNPIQYLVTPRLIAGIFMLPLLTGLFNVVGLLGAYWVGVSYLEIPEGPFLSRLDYYLDASDIVQGLIKAALFGLVLTAVSTYQGFHTKNGAEGVGRSTTRAVVISSVAILVLDYFLTTWMLELFPKF, from the coding sequence ATGACTTTCCAATCTATTCTCCAATCCATCGGTGAATTCTTTGTTTTTTTAGGTCAGGCCTTTGCCTGGTTGTTTAGGCGCCCTTTTCGCTTTTCTGTTTTTTTGAAACAGATGGAAGTGATTGGGGTAAAATCAACATGGATTGTAGTTTTGGTGGCCGTTTTTTCAGGAGGGGTTTTTGCCCTGCAAACCGGCTATGCCTTTGGATTGTTTGGTGCTCAAACCCTGGTGGGGGCTACGGTTGGAATTGCCCTGGCGCGTGAATTAGCTCCTGTGTTTACAGCACTCATGGTCATCGCCCGCTCCGGTTCTGCAATGGCGGCCGAGATTGGAACGATGCAGGTGAACGAAGAAGTAGAAGCGCTCGTCACGATGGCGGTGAATCCCATACAGTATTTGGTGACTCCACGTCTGATCGCAGGCATTTTCATGTTGCCCTTGCTGACGGGCTTATTCAACGTGGTAGGACTTCTGGGTGCCTACTGGGTGGGCGTGAGTTATCTGGAAATTCCAGAAGGCCCTTTTTTAAGTCGTTTGGATTATTATTTAGATGCCTCGGATATCGTTCAAGGTCTTATTAAAGCCGCTCTTTTTGGCTTGGTGCTCACAGCCGTTTCCACTTATCAAGGTTTTCATACAAAAAATGGTGCCGAAGGGGTTGGCCGCTCCACCACGCGTGCCGTGGTGATTTCATCGGTGGCGATATTGGTGCTGGACTATTTTTTAACAACCTGGATGCTAGAGTTGTTCCCAAAGTTTTAA
- a CDS encoding CbbQ/NirQ/NorQ/GpvN family protein, translated as MRHAALKELNPQEVFLPYYRAIKKECEVFEHAFRHKLPLLLKGPTGTGKSRFVEHMAAKLGVGLITVSCHDETSAVDLLGRYLLKDQETLWQDGPLTRAVREGKMIYLDEIAEARPDTLVVLHSLTDYRRELYLERHNETLKASDSFMLIASFNPGYQRGFKELKPSTRQRFVSLHFDTPQAEIETEIIQQESGIENVRAKFLVQIAGKIRNLVELGLTESVSTRLLVDAAKLIKSGLSPRLACEVAILEPLTDDRETVKALKDLVAFVF; from the coding sequence ATGCGTCATGCTGCGCTGAAAGAACTTAATCCTCAGGAAGTTTTTCTGCCTTATTACCGTGCCATCAAAAAGGAATGCGAGGTATTTGAGCATGCTTTTCGACACAAGCTTCCTTTGTTGCTCAAAGGGCCTACGGGTACTGGGAAATCACGCTTTGTGGAACACATGGCTGCAAAGCTAGGTGTGGGGCTGATCACCGTCTCCTGTCACGATGAAACCTCTGCGGTGGATTTATTAGGGCGTTATCTGTTGAAAGATCAGGAAACTCTTTGGCAAGATGGCCCGCTGACCCGCGCGGTACGGGAAGGAAAGATGATTTACCTGGACGAAATCGCTGAAGCGCGTCCCGATACCCTTGTGGTACTGCACTCGCTGACCGATTACCGACGTGAACTTTATCTGGAGCGCCACAATGAAACCTTGAAAGCCTCTGATTCTTTCATGCTCATTGCTTCTTTCAATCCGGGTTATCAGCGAGGCTTCAAAGAACTGAAACCCTCTACACGACAACGCTTTGTGAGTTTGCACTTTGATACCCCTCAGGCGGAAATTGAGACGGAAATTATTCAGCAGGAAAGTGGCATTGAAAATGTTCGAGCGAAATTCCTGGTGCAAATCGCGGGCAAAATCAGAAATCTGGTGGAGCTGGGGTTGACAGAATCTGTCTCCACTCGTCTTTTGGTCGATGCAGCCAAACTAATAAAATCGGGTTTGTCACCCCGACTGGCTTGTGAAGTAGCAATTCTGGAGCCTCTCACGGATGATCGA
- a CDS encoding c-type cytochrome has translation MLSKSQARIFFLIGTLIFVGFFIALTVDTLRRVPEQTKQAQMTNQVMLGKELWDKNNCMGCHTLLGEGAYYAPELTKVYERRGAAWMKMFIKDPQAMFPGERRMVKYNFSDAEIDALIAFFKWIGGMDLNGFPPKPNILTAPQGQASGQASAQASLARTKAPEKFTQICIACHSLGGQGGKIGPALDGVASRRDSKYVNAWLHDPQAIKPGTLMPKLPLSEGEIEELVKFLSELK, from the coding sequence ATGCTTTCGAAATCTCAAGCTAGAATTTTTTTCTTAATCGGCACTTTGATCTTTGTCGGTTTTTTTATTGCACTCACTGTAGACACCCTTCGAAGGGTGCCCGAGCAAACTAAACAAGCACAAATGACCAACCAGGTTATGCTGGGAAAAGAACTCTGGGACAAAAATAACTGCATGGGTTGTCACACCCTATTGGGTGAAGGGGCTTACTATGCTCCGGAACTCACCAAGGTTTATGAACGACGTGGTGCTGCTTGGATGAAGATGTTCATTAAAGATCCCCAGGCGATGTTCCCGGGTGAGAGAAGGATGGTGAAGTACAATTTCAGTGATGCCGAAATAGACGCCCTCATCGCTTTTTTTAAATGGATTGGAGGAATGGATCTCAATGGATTTCCTCCGAAGCCAAATATTCTCACGGCTCCTCAGGGACAAGCTTCTGGTCAAGCCTCTGCTCAGGCCTCTCTTGCGAGGACTAAAGCCCCCGAAAAATTTACTCAAATTTGCATTGCCTGTCATTCGCTGGGAGGACAAGGCGGAAAGATAGGCCCAGCGCTCGATGGCGTAGCTTCGCGTCGTGATTCAAAATATGTCAACGCCTGGTTACACGATCCTCAGGCCATTAAACCCGGAACACTCATGCCAAAATTGCCTTTGAGTGAAGGGGAGATTGAGGAATTGGTAAAGTTTTTATCCGAGTTAAAATAA
- a CDS encoding cbb3-type cytochrome c oxidase subunit I yields MKFKSQKLAYWFFATCMLLLSLQILYGFIMAFDRIGFDVLHRWIPFNVARATHTNLLVVWLLTGFMGAAYFIIPDEADREIYSLRLGVLQLVSLIVVGVTAIIGFHFNWWEGRKFLEIPRPLDYLVVVNVLMFIFNIGMTVWKGKRHSTTSLVLFFGLLSAALLYLPGMIYFTNQTFDSYFRWWVVHLWVEGVWELILGSILSYLLIKLTGVDREVIEKWLYVIIGLTFLSGILGTGHHYYFIGTPRYWLWVGGFFSALEPLAFLGMALFAISMYRKSGRNHPNKISLYWTIGCAIMSFVGAGFLGFAHTLPQVNQWTHGTLITAMHAHMAFWGAYAMVVFAIITYTLPLLTGRKLWNTMSGLLGFWLSNIGMLGMTAAFAVAGIAQVYLERKEGLDFLLVQKEISVHFVGLLLAASLFTLGIICFIINFIRYRTPKDEALGMEL; encoded by the coding sequence ATGAAATTTAAATCTCAAAAACTAGCCTACTGGTTTTTCGCTACCTGCATGCTTTTGCTGAGCTTGCAAATACTCTACGGCTTCATCATGGCCTTTGACCGAATTGGTTTTGATGTGTTGCATCGCTGGATTCCCTTTAATGTTGCCCGAGCCACGCACACGAATCTGTTGGTAGTGTGGCTGCTGACCGGCTTCATGGGGGCGGCTTATTTTATTATTCCCGATGAGGCTGATCGTGAAATCTACTCTCTCCGTCTCGGAGTGCTGCAGCTTGTCTCACTCATCGTGGTGGGAGTCACTGCCATCATTGGTTTTCATTTCAACTGGTGGGAAGGACGAAAATTTTTAGAGATTCCGAGACCTCTTGATTATCTGGTAGTCGTCAATGTCTTGATGTTTATTTTCAATATTGGAATGACGGTGTGGAAAGGGAAGCGTCATTCCACGACAAGCCTGGTGCTCTTCTTCGGCCTGCTTTCCGCCGCTCTTCTTTATCTGCCAGGAATGATCTATTTTACCAACCAAACCTTCGATTCCTACTTTCGTTGGTGGGTGGTGCACTTGTGGGTAGAAGGGGTGTGGGAGCTCATCCTGGGTTCCATCTTGTCTTACCTCTTGATCAAGCTCACGGGAGTGGATCGAGAAGTGATCGAAAAATGGCTGTATGTGATTATCGGACTCACTTTTCTTTCAGGAATTTTAGGGACGGGGCATCATTATTATTTCATCGGAACCCCCCGCTATTGGTTATGGGTGGGTGGTTTTTTCTCAGCCCTTGAACCTTTGGCATTTTTGGGGATGGCCCTCTTTGCCATTTCGATGTACCGAAAAAGTGGGCGCAATCATCCCAATAAAATTTCCCTCTATTGGACTATAGGCTGTGCCATCATGTCCTTTGTCGGCGCAGGTTTTCTGGGCTTCGCCCACACTTTGCCACAAGTAAATCAATGGACGCATGGCACCCTCATCACCGCGATGCATGCTCATATGGCCTTCTGGGGCGCTTATGCCATGGTGGTTTTTGCCATCATCACTTACACCCTGCCTTTGCTGACGGGAAGAAAACTTTGGAACACCATGTCCGGACTTCTGGGTTTCTGGCTGAGTAACATCGGTATGCTGGGGATGACCGCTGCCTTTGCGGTGGCCGGCATTGCCCAAGTTTATCTGGAACGCAAAGAAGGTCTCGATTTTTTGCTCGTACAAAAAGAGATCTCCGTGCACTTTGTGGGGCTTTTGCTTGCCGCAAGCTTGTTCACGCTGGGGATCATTTGCTTTATCATCAATTTTATCCGTTACAGAACACCGAAAGACGAAGCCCTTGGAATGGAGCTTTAA
- the alr gene encoding alanine racemase, with product MNSYRPSYCEINLAALRHNLRELQKKAGIASLLPMIKANAYGHGAVNVAQALMEEKVKGLGVALFEEALQLREAGIKCELFCFGGLLGASPQDFFHHQITPVIFQPKDLKILIQEKVELSFQLKVDTGMGRLGFFSDEIPAILAQIEKAPHLKLQGLLTHLARADENDPQPSQNQIENFLSLKKLLRQKGKNIPCYHLANSAALIEKRLNQTDWARPGIALYGAYPHERLQKNIQLQPLLAWKSQIISLKDFPSGSPLSYGATFICPRPSRIAVMALGYADGYSRQFSNCGKVLVCGQKAPVVGRVCMDLTLIDVTDIPQAQLGSEVVVLGKQQGEELKAEELAQKINTISYEIFCGISARVPRVYLK from the coding sequence TTCCTATGATTAAGGCCAATGCTTATGGTCATGGGGCTGTTAACGTCGCACAAGCTTTGATGGAAGAAAAAGTAAAAGGATTAGGTGTGGCGCTTTTTGAAGAGGCCCTTCAACTTCGAGAGGCTGGAATCAAGTGTGAGCTTTTTTGTTTTGGGGGGCTGTTAGGGGCTAGTCCCCAGGATTTTTTTCATCATCAAATAACTCCTGTTATTTTTCAACCAAAAGACCTGAAGATTCTGATTCAGGAAAAAGTAGAGCTTTCCTTCCAGCTCAAGGTAGATACAGGGATGGGGCGTCTGGGATTTTTTTCGGATGAAATACCCGCAATTTTAGCTCAAATCGAGAAAGCCCCCCATTTAAAATTACAGGGCCTACTCACTCATTTGGCGCGTGCGGATGAAAACGATCCTCAGCCTTCTCAAAATCAAATTGAGAATTTTTTATCTTTAAAAAAACTTTTAAGGCAAAAGGGTAAAAATATTCCTTGCTACCATTTGGCCAATTCTGCAGCGCTGATTGAAAAACGTCTGAATCAAACCGATTGGGCCAGGCCTGGAATTGCTCTTTATGGTGCTTACCCCCATGAGAGGCTTCAAAAAAATATCCAACTCCAACCGCTTCTTGCTTGGAAAAGCCAGATTATTTCTCTAAAAGATTTTCCAAGTGGATCCCCTCTCTCTTATGGGGCAACCTTCATTTGCCCACGGCCCAGTCGAATTGCAGTCATGGCCCTGGGTTACGCCGATGGTTATAGTCGCCAATTTTCCAATTGTGGAAAGGTGCTCGTTTGTGGGCAAAAGGCACCAGTGGTGGGTAGGGTTTGTATGGATCTCACCCTAATCGATGTTACGGATATCCCTCAGGCGCAGTTAGGAAGCGAGGTTGTTGTCTTGGGAAAACAGCAAGGGGAAGAGTTGAAAGCCGAAGAGCTGGCGCAAAAAATCAACACGATTAGTTATGAAATTTTTTGTGGAATTTCGGCCAGGGTGCCGAGGGTGTATTTAAAATAA